The Rhizobium viscosum genomic sequence GCCGATCGCCAATCTAGCGCTGTCGAATACGCTGCGCCCTGCCCTTGCCGGCTGGAGCAAGACGCTGGCATCGGAAGTGGCCGGCCATGGCATCACAACCAACATGCTTCTGCCCGGCAGCATTCTCACCGCACGGCTAGACGATCTCGATGGTGCTGCCGCCAAACGGACCGGAAAGAGCGTCGAAGATATCCGCACCGAGAAGGAAGCGCGTATTCCGGTCGGGCGCTATGGCAAGGTCGAGGAATTCGCCGCAGCGGCGGCCTTCCTCTGCAGCCAGCCGGCGAGCTACATCACCGGTTCGCTGATCCGTTGCGACGGGGGTGCTGCGCGCTCCGTCTGAGCAACAGCGTCATCCTGCATCGGCCGAAACAGCGACCCATGCTCTGACGCTGTCGATCATCTGGCCTGCATAGGCAGGATCGTCTGCAAATTCTGCGAGTTCTGACAAGCGGTGGAAGCCGGTGAGGATCGTGATGCGTCGGCGGTCGAGCCGGCGGCCGGTCAGCGTCTCGTAGGCCGAGACTATGCGTGATGTCAGATCGGGCGAGATGAAATTCGAATAGATGAATTCCTGATGCAGCGGGCCAAAGCCTGAATCGGCGAAATCATAGAGACCGTTCAGCCTGCCCTCAGCATGGTCGAACGCCATATTCCAGCCATGACCGTCGAAGAAGCCATAAATGATCCCGTAAGGATCTGGCGGCAAGGCCTTGAAATCCCAGATAATCCTCTCTGCATAACTTGCCATTTCTGATGACAGCAGCGGCAGCGCCTTTTCCCGCACCGTGTCAGGCGATTGCCATGGCAGGATCGGTCCGGCGCCGAGCGCGCGCAGGCGGTCGGCATCGAGAGCATGCAGTTCGGCATAGAAGCGGGCAAGATCGTCGCCGAGATGCTGGCGGGCCGCTTCCGGCAAGGCCTCGTAATCGCCGGCGATGAGATGTTCGCCGCGGATCTTGGCATGGCTTGAGAAGATCGGCGGGCCGTCATGGATGCGCATATCGGGAACCGCCATCGACAGCGACGGCCTGATAATGCCGAGAAGGGCCACCTCTTTGACCAGCGCCCTCTCCGCTGCCGGATCGCGCGGAAACTTGAAGATCAGCCTGTCATCCACATCGATGGCTATCGAATCCCAGCCCTTCGTCGCGAGCGTGAAAACGGAGGCCGTAAGCTCCGGAAAAATATTAATAATGAGTGAGCGAAATTCACCGGTATTCAACTCGGCCATGGCTCTCTGCCTCTGCGTTTCCAGGTTCTATCCCGCGCACAAGACCTGCAACTCGGATCAAATAATCTTCGCCAATACAGCCTGTGCTGGCAGCTCACCAAAGCGGACGGCGCTGCCCACCCGATTATATATTAGAATAGCCTGAATATTACAGGATGTTCATTACGAAAATTTAAGCCATTATAACCGCTTAGTGATCATCGCCGGGGTGATTATGTCTTTTTTGCGCCGCAATATAGGCGGCTCAATCACCGCAGAAAATTACGCAATCTGCCCAACAAAACCGGTCTCGCTTATGAAGAAATTTTGGATCACCGTCAGTATTATAGCCGTGGCCGCGGTTGGCTTCCGGCAGTTCGGGGACAAGATCCCCTATGCTTCCGATATTCCTTATCTGTCACAGTTCATCAACAAGCCTGAGGGCGGGCAAAACAACGGCTATCAGCGGGCGCAGGCCGATCAGGCCCAGAGCGGCGGCGCGCAGCAGGGTGGTCAACAACAGGGCGGCGGGCGCAGGCGCGGTGCAAACGGTCCGACCATGGTCAAGACCGTGGCAGCCGTGAAAGCGGCTCTGCCCATGGACGTGACGGCGACCGGCTGGGCCGATGCCGAGGATAATACGACCATCGCCGCACAGGAACAGGGCCTCGTCGTCAGCATCGAAGCCGAAGACGGCGCTACCGTGAAGGAAGGCGACCTGATCGCCAAACTGGACGACCGGACGGCCAAGGCAGCCGTCGACAAGGACAATGCGATGATCGTGCGCGATACGGCGACGCTCGCAGAATCCGAGACGGCGCTGACCCGTGCACAGGACCTCTTCAACCAGAAGGCCGGCACCCAGCAGAGCCTCGATCAGGCCCAGGCAGCCCGCGATACCGCCGCCGCAACCGTCGAAGCCGACAAGGCCACGCTCGCTTCGGACCAGGTCACGCTCGAGCATACCGACATTCGTGCGCCTTTCGACGGCAGGCTCGGCGATATCACCCTCAGCAAGGGTGCCTTCGTCAATGCCGGTGCGGCCATCGTCACCAT encodes the following:
- a CDS encoding efflux RND transporter periplasmic adaptor subunit; this encodes MKKFWITVSIIAVAAVGFRQFGDKIPYASDIPYLSQFINKPEGGQNNGYQRAQADQAQSGGAQQGGQQQGGGRRRGANGPTMVKTVAAVKAALPMDVTATGWADAEDNTTIAAQEQGLVVSIEAEDGATVKEGDLIAKLDDRTAKAAVDKDNAMIVRDTATLAESETALTRAQDLFNQKAGTQQSLDQAQAARDTAAATVEADKATLASDQVTLEHTDIRAPFDGRLGDITLSKGAFVNAGAAIVTIAKYDPIYVKFHLQERYLRVLKKALASGPVEVSTAPNSTKGQVRKGEISFYDNTVDTASGTILAKAKFENASGALWPGQSVNIVVHFNNDEQQVVVPTVAVSPGPDGFFAFVAKDGKSHLTPVTVARANGGFTAIASGLSEGDHVVVEGQGQLNDQQAISEQFDDKTLNVASADAPQQQPQAETIAVRAEQ
- a CDS encoding phosphotransferase family protein, with product MAELNTGEFRSLIINIFPELTASVFTLATKGWDSIAIDVDDRLIFKFPRDPAAERALVKEVALLGIIRPSLSMAVPDMRIHDGPPIFSSHAKIRGEHLIAGDYEALPEAARQHLGDDLARFYAELHALDADRLRALGAGPILPWQSPDTVREKALPLLSSEMASYAERIIWDFKALPPDPYGIIYGFFDGHGWNMAFDHAEGRLNGLYDFADSGFGPLHQEFIYSNFISPDLTSRIVSAYETLTGRRLDRRRITILTGFHRLSELAEFADDPAYAGQMIDSVRAWVAVSADAG